A region from the Nostoc punctiforme PCC 73102 genome encodes:
- a CDS encoding DUF2808 domain-containing protein: MKKLIHAVALTLTVASLSSAAYGSTTMKTSRFPEIVGAVQFPEKKAKVVRHSFQLKIPQDSRALSQMTIAVPQGLTVRNDINLSDQSGQKIAANITVNDRTITIAFPQQVVPGTELNIDLNRVLISGTSNAWLYPVSVRLVGLNADIPVGVFRLRIY, translated from the coding sequence ATGAAAAAGCTAATTCATGCTGTTGCATTAACTTTAACAGTTGCATCTTTATCATCTGCTGCCTATGGCTCAACCACGATGAAAACTAGCAGATTTCCTGAGATTGTTGGAGCAGTGCAATTTCCTGAAAAGAAGGCAAAAGTTGTCAGACATTCTTTTCAGCTAAAAATTCCCCAAGATAGCAGAGCTTTATCCCAGATGACTATTGCTGTACCTCAAGGTTTAACTGTAAGGAATGACATTAACTTATCTGACCAGTCTGGTCAAAAAATTGCTGCCAATATTACTGTCAATGACAGAACCATTACAATTGCTTTCCCTCAACAGGTAGTTCCTGGAACTGAACTCAACATTGATCTCAATCGTGTCTTAATCTCAGGGACTTCTAATGCTTGGCTCTATCCAGTTTCTGTCAGGCTTGTGGGGCTGAATGCAGATATCCCAGTGGGTGTATTTCGGCTACGAATTTACTAA